In the genome of Drosophila kikkawai strain 14028-0561.14 chromosome 2R, DkikHiC1v2, whole genome shotgun sequence, the window ATTATAAGAAAGTTATTTATGGACTTAAAGGTCACAGAACAGAGCAATTACTTACATAAATAATGACCGCCAGGTCCAGTCTAGGACTTTCCGAGCTCTCCTTGTTGCCATTGTCAAAGACAGTGAAGGAGGTGCCAAAGACATTGGAGCGTAGCTTGCCACAGAAGCCATCGGCATTGCGGGACAGGTCCGTGGGATCGCAGCTGACTATGTAGTTCGAAGTCTTGCTCTTCTTGCGTTTCCGAccttaaaaaagaaatcaagtgAGATTGataggaaaataatttaaagaataatcGCAACCCACCTCCAAGCAGGAATATCTTCTTGCCGTAGTCCCGCTCCAGATGCAGGTAGTAGATGGGAAAGAGGCCCCGGTCCATGCCTTTGCGGTCGCGTGTGATGCGACACTTGTAGAGGACACCCTGCGGAGCTGGCTGCATCACGAACTGGTCAATGTTGCCAATGACATCACCCTCGGACTCCCCACCGGCTCCGTTACCCGTTCCATTGCTGCTGCCGTCCATCGTCGTGGCATCCTTGAAGGGTGACGAGGCCAGGCCGGCGGGACGTACAGGCGCCGCACCCGCCACATTGCGATTGGTATAGTCGTCCTCGTCGAGGGTGTCGCTGAAGGAGTGCTGGCGGGCACGCGGTCGCTGTGATTGAGTCGAGTTGGCGCTGTGCGGGGcggtctgctgctgctgctcgatCACAGTCACCGGACTACTCTCGTCGTCCTCCAGCTCGTGTGACGATATCTCCTCGATGAGATCAGCTGTTGGGTTAATTACATGGAAACTTTAGAGTGCAATTCTTATCACAATTTTTGCAAGTGTAGGGGACTTACCCTCCTGGTTAATGGTGCTCAGGCTGCGCATGTTGTTCGAGTGGTTGCGACTCGTGTTCATGGCAACTGGAGCCCCGCCCCCGGAACTTCCGTTGGCCAGTATCTGGTCCGGATTCTGGGGCGAGCTGATGAACTGCATGGGTCCGTCGTAGGCGTGGAGCTCGCGGCTGTTGCTGCGCATCCCGGACATTGGGCGGTTGATCTGGAGATCACTGGCCTGGACCATGCCCGGCGAGGCGCGTTTCTGGCGGATGTAGGCCTCCATCAGCTGGCGCTGCAAGCAGATAAACCGAAAGAATTGTTTACTTCGCGCTCTAATCAGTGGCCACTCGAAGAATGCAACCATAAAAATATCTTCGATTAGATTGGAAACCACCTTAGCGGAGGTAATGAGACAGTAAATCAAATAATTGCGATTGCGGCTGTGCACGTCCAGGACAGCGGTTGGCACCGTAACCGtaattatatttgattttccaaGCCACTACAATTCGCTTGTGAATTTTTGCATATCCAATCCAATTAGGCGGCCCAGTTTCGAGTTGCAACAAATTGCAACAAAACTGCATTTACACCCACGGAGCAGATAAATAACCGTAATAAATGcctaaatatttgcatatgcATGGATACCCCTAATCCCCGCCAGCGGAATGCACAGCGAGCAGCAGGTAATTGGCCGCAACGGGGGGGAAAGAGTGCCGAGAATCGTGCTGATCCATCAGCACCACCATTGCCATCGCCCCAAGCTCCATCCATCCTCcacatttcccatttccattctcCACTCGCGGGAGCTCTCACTCAATGGTCTGCGACTGGTAGctggtgggtgtgggtgtgggaaTGCGAATGCAAATGGACGCGGGTACGAGCCACCGTCAAATGACATGTGGGACAGCGGTTGATGGCAATgatttcattaaagatttaaatttcaagttCACGTTCATGTTCACCAGCG includes:
- the ktub gene encoding protein king tubby isoform X2, producing MEAYIRQKRASPGMVQASDLQINRPMSGMRSNSRELHAYDGPMQFISSPQNPDQILANGSSGGGAPVAMNTSRNHSNNMRSLSTINQEADLIEEISSHELEDDESSPVTVIEQQQQTAPHSANSTQSQRPRARQHSFSDTLDEDDYTNRNVAGAAPVRPAGLASSPFKDATTMDGSSNGTGNGAGGESEGDVIGNIDQFVMQPAPQGVLYKCRITRDRKGMDRGLFPIYYLHLERDYGKKIFLLGGRKRKKSKTSNYIVSCDPTDLSRNADGFCGKLRSNVFGTSFTVFDNGNKESSESPRLDLAVIIYDTNILGFKGPRNMTVILPGMTEDDQRVKISSADPKQQGILDLWKMKNMDNIVELHNKTPVWNDETQSYVLNFHGRVTQASVKNFQLVHDSDPEYIVMQFGRTSEDVFTMDFRYPLCAMQAFAIALSSFDGKIACE
- the ktub gene encoding protein king tubby isoform X1 — protein: MSAISSRNQKMEQQRQLMEAYIRQKRASPGMVQASDLQINRPMSGMRSNSRELHAYDGPMQFISSPQNPDQILANGSSGGGAPVAMNTSRNHSNNMRSLSTINQEADLIEEISSHELEDDESSPVTVIEQQQQTAPHSANSTQSQRPRARQHSFSDTLDEDDYTNRNVAGAAPVRPAGLASSPFKDATTMDGSSNGTGNGAGGESEGDVIGNIDQFVMQPAPQGVLYKCRITRDRKGMDRGLFPIYYLHLERDYGKKIFLLGGRKRKKSKTSNYIVSCDPTDLSRNADGFCGKLRSNVFGTSFTVFDNGNKESSESPRLDLAVIIYDTNILGFKGPRNMTVILPGMTEDDQRVKISSADPKQQGILDLWKMKNMDNIVELHNKTPVWNDETQSYVLNFHGRVTQASVKNFQLVHDSDPEYIVMQFGRTSEDVFTMDFRYPLCAMQAFAIALSSFDGKIACE